Proteins encoded together in one Citromicrobium bathyomarinum window:
- a CDS encoding YciI family protein, translating to MLLIHEDESAYMGENGAAVMEATLAGHMKLAEEWHAAGVAFSGNRLKGADTATTIRYENGGEGTLHDGPFAESHEELGGYYIVEAADLDEAVRWARKIPIPGKGAVEVRPVWQD from the coding sequence ATGCTGCTAATTCATGAGGACGAGAGCGCCTATATGGGTGAAAACGGCGCGGCGGTGATGGAGGCCACGCTGGCGGGGCACATGAAGCTGGCTGAGGAATGGCACGCCGCTGGGGTCGCTTTCAGCGGCAATCGCCTGAAGGGCGCGGACACCGCAACCACCATCCGCTACGAAAACGGGGGCGAGGGCACGCTGCACGACGGCCCCTTCGCCGAAAGCCACGAGGAACTTGGCGGTTACTACATTGTCGAGGCCGCCGATCTCGACGAGGCGGTCCGTTGGGCGCGGAAAATCCCGATCCCGGGCAAGGGTGCGGTCGAGGTGCGGCCGGTCTGGCAGGACTAG
- the recN gene encoding DNA repair protein RecN, which translates to MLTQLAVRNVVLIEALDLDFGRGLGVLTGETGAGKSILLDALGLVLGNRAETALVRSGADQASVTASFEFATLPPALAEALEDAGVEIEPGEPLIIRRQVKADGGSKAFVNDQSASVGLLRNLAPILVELHGQHDDRGLVNPRGHRQLLDRFAGADTAKVARNWREWQKASGALEEARAAIDAASAEQDLLLAHLAELTEIAPQAGEEARLAEQRAAMQKGERLAGDLEELRHIWEGSESPLSELRTAARRLDRIAGEHKLLAEALAALDRAILEGTEAEEKLEEAAEALVHDPAALDAAETRLFDLRALARKHRCEVDELPDKMREMRSQLDAIEGGEAQLDALRIAEREAFDAYEGAAVRLRKARKAAAKTLDKAVAAELAPLKLDAARFQTDVQPLPQEKWGPTGMDAVEFLIATNPGADFAPLNKIASGGELSRFILALKVALAEQGGAATMIFDEIDRGVGGAVASAIGERLARLASDGQVLVVTHSPQVAARGRVHYQIAKASSGTVTKTSVELLDAGGRQEEIARMLSGAEITPEARAQADRLLEGV; encoded by the coding sequence ATGCTGACTCAACTCGCCGTCCGCAATGTCGTTCTTATCGAAGCGCTCGATCTCGATTTCGGGCGCGGTCTCGGCGTGCTCACGGGCGAGACGGGGGCGGGCAAGTCGATTTTGCTCGATGCGTTGGGGCTGGTGCTGGGCAACCGCGCGGAAACCGCGCTGGTGCGCAGCGGCGCCGATCAGGCCAGCGTCACCGCCAGTTTCGAATTCGCCACGCTCCCGCCCGCGCTGGCAGAGGCGCTGGAGGATGCGGGGGTCGAAATCGAGCCGGGCGAACCGCTGATCATCCGCCGCCAGGTCAAGGCGGACGGGGGCTCCAAGGCCTTCGTCAACGACCAGTCGGCCAGCGTCGGACTGCTCCGCAATCTCGCGCCGATTCTGGTCGAACTGCACGGTCAGCACGACGATCGCGGGCTGGTGAATCCGCGCGGCCACCGCCAGCTGCTCGACCGGTTTGCCGGTGCCGACACCGCCAAGGTCGCGCGCAACTGGCGCGAATGGCAAAAGGCGTCGGGCGCGCTGGAAGAAGCGCGCGCCGCGATCGATGCTGCCAGTGCGGAACAGGACCTGCTGCTGGCGCATCTGGCCGAACTGACCGAAATTGCCCCGCAGGCGGGGGAGGAAGCCCGGCTGGCGGAGCAGCGCGCCGCGATGCAGAAGGGCGAGCGGCTGGCGGGCGACCTGGAGGAGCTGCGCCATATCTGGGAAGGGTCGGAATCGCCGCTGAGCGAGCTGCGCACCGCCGCCCGGCGGCTCGACCGGATTGCGGGCGAGCACAAGCTGCTGGCGGAGGCGCTGGCGGCGCTCGACCGGGCGATCCTCGAAGGGACCGAGGCGGAGGAGAAGCTGGAAGAGGCGGCCGAGGCGCTGGTCCACGATCCCGCCGCACTCGATGCAGCCGAAACGCGCCTGTTCGACCTGCGCGCGCTCGCCCGCAAGCACCGCTGCGAGGTCGACGAACTGCCGGACAAGATGCGCGAGATGCGCAGCCAGCTCGACGCGATCGAAGGCGGCGAGGCACAGCTCGATGCGCTGCGGATCGCCGAGCGCGAGGCGTTCGACGCGTACGAGGGGGCCGCTGTGCGGCTGCGCAAGGCGCGCAAGGCCGCCGCCAAGACGCTCGACAAGGCGGTTGCCGCCGAGCTCGCGCCGCTGAAGCTGGACGCTGCGCGTTTCCAGACGGACGTGCAGCCGCTGCCGCAGGAAAAGTGGGGCCCCACGGGCATGGACGCGGTCGAATTCCTGATCGCGACCAACCCGGGCGCGGACTTCGCGCCGCTCAACAAGATCGCCAGCGGCGGCGAGCTGTCGCGCTTCATCCTCGCGCTGAAAGTTGCGCTGGCGGAACAGGGCGGCGCGGCGACGATGATCTTCGACGAGATCGACCGCGGCGTGGGCGGGGCGGTCGCCTCGGCCATCGGCGAACGGCTGGCGCGCCTCGCCAGCGACGGGCAGGTGCTGGTGGTGACGCACTCGCCGCAGGTCGCCGCGCGCGGCCGCGTCCACTACCAGATCGCCAAGGCGAGCAGCGGCACGGTCACCAAGACATCGGTGGAGCTGCTCGATGCCGGGGGGCGCCAGGAAGAGATCGCGCGCATGCTCTCGGGCGCGGAGATCACCCCGGAGGCGCGCGCGCAGGCGGATCGGTTGCTGGAGGGGGTATGA
- a CDS encoding serine hydrolase — MASCRPSDEADETSGVPSVGERIEQAAEDLTVERSAQEEWLDDQLFALGTGLKGKVGIAVYDPARGRMMHFKGTQLYPQQSVSKLWVALSALDMADAGRLDLSETATVRNGDLAVFHSPIRQSVAAQGSFTTSYADFISRALTQSDNTANDMVLRRVGGSDAVRRVLARKGFADIRFGPGERPMQSAIAGLEWRQAYALGDTFFEVRKTVPQDVRAAAFDAYVDDPVDGASPVAIASALARLESGELLSDASTTRFLGWLGEVKSGPNRLKGGLPDGWSIAHKTGTGQVLDIVEPGQPADQAGYNDVGILTAPDGSVYTVAVMIGRTQVPIPVRMEMMHGVVRAVAGYHEMVTGAGAPPQDHPAGTS; from the coding sequence TTGGCGAGCTGTCGCCCGAGCGACGAGGCCGACGAAACCTCAGGGGTGCCCAGCGTTGGCGAGCGGATCGAGCAGGCGGCGGAAGACCTGACGGTCGAGCGTTCGGCGCAAGAGGAATGGCTCGACGATCAGCTGTTTGCGCTGGGCACCGGTCTCAAGGGCAAGGTCGGCATCGCGGTGTATGATCCGGCGCGCGGGCGGATGATGCATTTCAAAGGCACGCAGCTGTATCCGCAGCAGAGCGTCAGCAAGCTGTGGGTCGCGCTGAGCGCGCTCGACATGGCCGATGCAGGGCGGCTCGACCTTTCCGAGACGGCGACGGTGCGGAATGGCGATCTCGCGGTGTTTCACAGCCCGATCCGGCAGAGCGTCGCCGCGCAGGGCAGCTTCACCACCAGCTATGCCGACTTCATCTCCCGCGCGCTGACGCAGAGCGACAACACCGCGAACGACATGGTCCTGCGCCGGGTCGGCGGCTCGGATGCGGTGCGCCGGGTGCTGGCGCGCAAGGGTTTTGCGGATATCCGCTTCGGTCCCGGTGAACGCCCGATGCAATCGGCGATCGCGGGGCTGGAGTGGCGTCAGGCCTATGCGCTGGGCGATACCTTCTTCGAAGTGCGCAAGACGGTGCCGCAAGATGTGCGCGCGGCAGCCTTCGATGCCTATGTCGACGATCCGGTCGACGGGGCGAGCCCGGTCGCGATCGCCAGCGCGCTCGCACGGCTGGAGTCGGGCGAGCTGCTCTCCGACGCGAGCACCACGCGCTTCCTCGGCTGGCTGGGCGAGGTGAAGAGCGGGCCGAACCGGCTCAAGGGCGGACTTCCGGATGGGTGGAGCATCGCGCACAAGACGGGCACGGGCCAGGTGCTCGACATCGTGGAGCCGGGCCAGCCTGCCGATCAGGCGGGCTATAACGACGTTGGCATTCTCACCGCGCCCGATGGCAGCGTCTATACGGTCGCGGTGATGATCGGGCGCACGCAGGTGCCGATCCCGGTGCGCATGGAGATGATGCACGGCGTCGTGCGCGCGGTGGCGGGCTATCACGAGATGGTCACGGGTGCGGGGGCCCCGCCGCAGGATCATCCGGCTGGCACCTCGTAG
- a CDS encoding DUF6596 domain-containing protein, protein MDPLADLLAAARPRVVAALAARFRDLDLAEDAFSAACEAALREAAPIRDAAAWLYVAARRRALDALRRADREARVLADQPDSDSVGEVIAFPEPIPDDRLRLLFTCCHPALAREARIALALRVICGVSVARIARAFLVAEPAMYQRLTRAKAKIKAANIPFETPPSREWQFRVGTVLETLETALAIAYRNAAGTGETEGLAPEVERLAVLLVELMPQEAEAHGLLALVCLVRSREAARVDREGTMIPLSGQDVAQWDLARIEAGRAALDRATAIGKPGSLQVLAGIHLVHCLRRETGRTDWAAILRLYDVLAMMRPTPVVAVNRALALARATSAEEGLAALDAIETGRLTQFLPFHAVRADLLASTGRLSEARAEYDAALALDPEPAEARLLAARRDALGS, encoded by the coding sequence CTGGACCCGCTGGCAGACCTGCTCGCGGCTGCGCGGCCGAGGGTTGTCGCGGCCCTCGCCGCGCGGTTCCGCGATCTTGACCTGGCGGAGGACGCGTTCTCCGCCGCGTGCGAGGCGGCACTGCGCGAGGCTGCGCCGATCCGCGACGCCGCCGCGTGGCTCTACGTTGCCGCGCGGCGGCGCGCTCTCGATGCACTACGCAGGGCCGATCGAGAGGCGCGTGTGCTGGCGGACCAGCCGGACTCGGACTCGGTGGGCGAAGTGATCGCCTTTCCCGAGCCGATCCCCGACGACCGGCTGCGGCTGCTGTTCACCTGCTGCCATCCGGCGCTCGCCCGCGAGGCGCGGATCGCGCTGGCGCTGCGGGTCATCTGCGGTGTGTCGGTCGCGCGGATAGCGCGCGCATTTCTCGTTGCAGAGCCCGCGATGTACCAGCGGCTGACCCGCGCCAAGGCCAAGATCAAGGCGGCCAATATTCCTTTCGAGACGCCACCGTCCCGCGAATGGCAATTCCGGGTCGGTACCGTACTGGAAACGCTGGAGACCGCGCTGGCGATCGCCTATCGCAATGCTGCGGGTACCGGGGAGACCGAGGGGCTTGCACCCGAAGTCGAACGGCTGGCGGTGCTGCTGGTCGAACTGATGCCGCAGGAGGCGGAAGCGCACGGGCTGCTGGCACTGGTCTGCCTCGTGCGCTCTCGCGAGGCGGCGCGGGTGGATCGCGAAGGCACCATGATTCCCCTGTCCGGACAGGACGTTGCGCAATGGGATCTTGCGCGGATCGAAGCGGGGCGCGCTGCGCTCGACCGGGCGACCGCGATCGGCAAGCCGGGGTCGCTTCAGGTGCTAGCGGGGATTCACTTGGTCCACTGCCTGCGACGGGAGACGGGGCGAACCGATTGGGCTGCGATCCTCCGCCTATACGATGTGCTTGCGATGATGCGTCCGACGCCGGTGGTCGCGGTCAACCGCGCGCTGGCACTGGCGCGCGCGACCTCGGCCGAAGAGGGGCTGGCGGCGCTCGATGCGATCGAGACCGGACGGCTGACGCAGTTCCTGCCGTTCCACGCGGTGCGGGCGGACCTGCTGGCGAGCACGGGAAGATTGAGCGAGGCGCGGGCAGAGTATGACGCAGCGCTGGCGCTCGATCCCGAACCGGCCGAAGCGCGCTTGCTGGCGGCACGCCGCGACGCGCTGGGATCTTAG
- a CDS encoding DUF4396 domain-containing protein has translation MHAPTFPDWLHALSTISLLIAAACALWIAIDVIRHPQKMAVMNFVWPLAALFGSVLWVALYFAFGRRKGRGIDAPQEELPFWASVAKGASHCGAGCTLGDIIAEWSAFAFPQVAVWFGWHTLFGEKIFAVWIVDYIVAFVLGLAFQYFTIKPMRDVSVGEGIAAAVKADFLSITSWQVGMYGLMALIQFAWFAPSYGGLAPVNTPEFWFAMQIAMLAGFATAFPTNWWLIRKGLKEKM, from the coding sequence ATGCACGCCCCGACCTTTCCCGACTGGCTCCACGCACTCTCGACGATCTCTTTACTGATTGCTGCAGCGTGTGCGCTGTGGATCGCCATCGACGTTATCCGCCATCCGCAGAAGATGGCGGTGATGAATTTCGTCTGGCCGCTCGCCGCGCTGTTTGGCAGCGTGCTGTGGGTGGCGCTCTATTTCGCTTTCGGACGGCGCAAGGGGCGCGGGATCGACGCGCCCCAGGAAGAGCTGCCCTTCTGGGCCTCGGTCGCCAAGGGCGCGTCGCATTGCGGGGCGGGGTGCACTTTGGGGGACATCATCGCCGAATGGTCTGCCTTTGCTTTCCCGCAGGTCGCGGTGTGGTTCGGCTGGCACACCCTGTTTGGCGAAAAGATCTTCGCAGTGTGGATTGTCGATTATATCGTCGCTTTCGTGCTGGGCCTCGCCTTCCAGTATTTCACCATCAAGCCGATGCGCGACGTTTCGGTCGGGGAGGGAATCGCGGCCGCGGTGAAGGCGGATTTCCTCTCGATCACATCGTGGCAGGTGGGCATGTACGGGCTGATGGCGCTGATCCAGTTCGCCTGGTTCGCGCCCAGCTATGGCGGGCTGGCGCCGGTGAACACGCCCGAGTTCTGGTTCGCGATGCAGATCGCCATGCTGGCCGGGTTCGCGACTGCCTTTCCCACCAACTGGTGGCTGATCCGCAAGGGCCTCAAGGAGAAGATGTAG
- the ligA gene encoding NAD-dependent DNA ligase LigA, with product MDDQKDLAEPLSEAEAANELMRLARTIRKHNRLYHAEDAPEITDQEYDALVRRNEALEAAFPDLVRPDSPSKGVGHEVAGSPLSKVTHAVRMMSLDNAFNGEEVGEWVARVRRFLDLEVDTPIAFTAEDKIDGLSCSLRYEKGQLVRAATRGDGQVGEDVTANVAHIADIPAQLTGDAPDVFEVRGEVYMERAAFADLNTRLMDEARAAASEKGEEFDPAKARQFANPRNAAAGSLRQKDASVTAKRPLRFWAHGWGEASQVPGETQTDVIRAIEAFGLPVSPQFTRVEGLDALLDHYETIASARPDLPYEIDGVVYKVDRLDWQERLGFVAKAPRWALAHKFPAERAETTLEAIDIQVGRTGKLTPVGRLAPVLVGGVTVTNVTLHNRDEIARLGLRVGDRVLIQRAGDVIPQVVENLTPDAQRERFEFPETCPECGSEAVAEEDEVDVRCTGGLICPAQRLERMKHFVSRGALDIEGMGEKTIAEFLERGWLESPADIFRLRKRRDEILALEGWQDKSVDNLLAAIEAKRAPDAARLLFGLGIRHVGAVTARDLLKGLGDIRKLPGKAAEFHRYRIENPRGEDEKVSPFNARMLDAVRRIYEVRADGIGTAVGHALADFFHEEHNRQVWDDLIGAEPGAGEVDPPVYEVETVESPVAGKTVVFTGKLETMSRDEAKAQAERLGAKAAGSVSAKTDLLVAGPGAGSKLKKAEELGIEVIDEAGWTEIVAAAG from the coding sequence ATGGACGACCAAAAGGACCTTGCCGAACCCCTCTCCGAAGCCGAGGCCGCGAACGAGCTGATGCGGCTCGCGCGGACCATCCGCAAACACAACCGGCTGTATCATGCCGAAGATGCGCCGGAGATCACCGACCAGGAATATGACGCGCTGGTGCGCCGGAACGAGGCACTGGAGGCGGCCTTTCCCGATCTGGTGCGGCCAGATTCGCCGTCGAAGGGCGTGGGACACGAGGTCGCCGGATCGCCGCTGTCGAAGGTGACGCACGCGGTGCGGATGATGAGCCTCGACAATGCCTTCAACGGCGAAGAGGTGGGCGAGTGGGTCGCGCGGGTGCGGCGCTTCCTCGATCTGGAAGTCGACACGCCGATCGCCTTCACCGCCGAGGACAAGATCGACGGCCTCTCCTGCTCGCTGCGCTACGAAAAGGGCCAGCTGGTCCGCGCGGCGACGCGGGGCGACGGGCAGGTGGGCGAGGATGTAACCGCCAATGTCGCGCATATTGCGGATATCCCCGCGCAGCTGACAGGCGATGCGCCAGACGTGTTCGAGGTGCGCGGCGAGGTGTATATGGAGCGCGCCGCCTTCGCCGATCTCAACACGCGGCTGATGGACGAGGCGCGGGCGGCTGCGTCAGAGAAGGGCGAGGAGTTCGACCCCGCCAAAGCTCGCCAGTTCGCCAATCCGCGCAACGCCGCGGCGGGTTCGCTGCGGCAGAAGGATGCGAGCGTCACCGCGAAACGCCCCTTGCGTTTCTGGGCGCATGGCTGGGGCGAAGCCTCGCAGGTGCCCGGTGAGACGCAGACAGATGTCATCCGCGCGATCGAGGCGTTCGGCCTACCGGTCTCGCCGCAATTTACCCGAGTGGAAGGGCTCGATGCGCTGCTCGATCATTACGAGACGATCGCGTCCGCAAGGCCCGATCTGCCCTATGAGATCGATGGCGTGGTCTACAAGGTCGACCGGCTCGACTGGCAGGAACGGCTGGGTTTCGTCGCCAAGGCCCCGCGCTGGGCGCTGGCGCACAAGTTTCCTGCCGAGCGTGCGGAGACCACTCTGGAAGCGATCGACATCCAGGTCGGGCGTACGGGCAAGCTGACCCCGGTGGGTCGGCTCGCGCCGGTGCTGGTCGGCGGTGTCACCGTCACCAACGTCACGCTGCACAATCGCGACGAGATCGCGCGGCTGGGCCTGCGCGTGGGCGACCGGGTGCTGATCCAGCGCGCGGGCGACGTGATTCCGCAGGTGGTCGAGAACCTTACGCCCGATGCGCAACGCGAGCGTTTCGAATTTCCCGAGACCTGCCCCGAATGCGGCAGCGAGGCGGTGGCGGAGGAAGACGAAGTCGATGTGCGCTGCACCGGCGGGCTGATCTGCCCGGCGCAGCGGCTCGAACGGATGAAGCACTTCGTCAGCCGCGGCGCGCTCGACATCGAAGGGATGGGCGAGAAGACCATCGCCGAATTTCTGGAACGCGGGTGGCTCGAAAGTCCGGCGGATATCTTCCGCCTGCGCAAGCGGCGTGACGAGATCCTCGCGCTCGAAGGCTGGCAGGACAAGTCGGTGGATAACCTGTTGGCAGCGATCGAGGCCAAGCGCGCGCCCGACGCCGCGCGGCTGCTGTTCGGCCTCGGCATCCGCCATGTCGGAGCGGTCACCGCGCGCGACCTGCTCAAGGGGCTGGGCGATATCCGCAAGCTGCCGGGCAAGGCGGCCGAATTCCACCGCTACCGTATCGAAAATCCGCGCGGGGAGGACGAGAAGGTCAGCCCGTTCAATGCGCGGATGCTCGACGCGGTGCGGCGGATCTACGAGGTGCGTGCCGACGGGATCGGGACGGCGGTGGGCCACGCGCTCGCCGATTTCTTCCACGAGGAGCACAACCGCCAGGTTTGGGACGATCTGATCGGCGCGGAACCCGGAGCGGGCGAGGTCGATCCGCCCGTCTACGAGGTCGAGACGGTGGAAAGCCCGGTCGCGGGCAAGACGGTCGTGTTCACCGGCAAGCTGGAGACGATGAGCCGCGACGAGGCCAAGGCGCAGGCCGAGAGGCTGGGCGCTAAGGCCGCGGGCAGCGTCTCGGCCAAGACCGACCTGCTGGTCGCCGGTCCGGGCGCGGGCAGCAAGCTGAAGAAGGCCGAGGAACTGGGCATCGAGGTGATCGACGAGGCAGGCTGGACCGAAATCGTCGCGGCGGCTGGCTAA